From Labrys wisconsinensis, one genomic window encodes:
- a CDS encoding ABC transporter substrate-binding protein, translating to MSIGRSSMRRILIAAMLLAAAMAPAAAQTKIKLMVGGIDKQAYLPVKLTDQLGHFKEQGLDVELYNSNSGSQAATALLAGEVQVVVGFYDHTIDLQAKGKHIVNVAQLSISPGEVELVVAKDADTFSNPANWKGHALGVTGLGSATDFLTRYLATKAGLKPSEISTIPVGAGDTMIAALQQNRIVAGMTTEPTVSRALKMGIAKVGIDLRNPDTTRAALGGDYPSACVYVDAGWLDGNRETVQKVVNAFIGTLKWIDAHSPEDIADKMPKDYYAGDRDLYVQGLRDGKSQYSKDGVLSASAAENVLRVLKAVNPAVQGKEIDLSRTYTAEFVSRANGS from the coding sequence ATATCGATAGGGAGATCATCCATGAGAAGAATTCTGATAGCCGCAATGCTGTTGGCGGCCGCGATGGCGCCGGCTGCCGCTCAGACCAAGATCAAGCTGATGGTCGGCGGAATCGACAAGCAGGCCTACCTGCCCGTCAAGCTCACCGATCAGCTCGGCCACTTCAAGGAGCAGGGCCTCGACGTCGAGCTCTACAACTCGAATTCCGGGTCCCAGGCGGCGACCGCGCTTCTTGCCGGGGAAGTGCAGGTGGTCGTCGGCTTCTATGATCACACCATCGATCTGCAAGCCAAGGGCAAGCATATCGTCAATGTCGCCCAGCTCTCCATCTCGCCCGGCGAAGTCGAGCTGGTGGTCGCCAAGGACGCCGACACCTTTTCGAATCCGGCGAACTGGAAGGGCCACGCGCTCGGCGTGACCGGGCTCGGCTCGGCGACGGATTTCCTCACCCGCTATCTCGCGACCAAGGCAGGCCTGAAGCCGAGTGAAATTTCGACGATCCCCGTCGGCGCCGGCGACACCATGATCGCCGCCCTCCAGCAGAACCGCATCGTGGCCGGAATGACGACGGAACCGACCGTTTCGCGGGCCCTCAAGATGGGGATCGCGAAGGTCGGGATCGACCTGCGCAATCCGGACACCACGCGGGCGGCCCTCGGCGGCGACTATCCCAGCGCTTGCGTCTATGTCGATGCAGGCTGGTTGGACGGGAACCGCGAGACGGTCCAGAAGGTCGTCAATGCCTTCATCGGGACGCTGAAGTGGATCGACGCCCATTCGCCGGAAGACATCGCCGACAAGATGCCGAAGGATTACTACGCCGGTGACCGTGACCTCTATGTGCAAGGTCTTCGGGACGGCAAGTCGCAATACTCCAAGGACGGCGTGCTGAGCGCGAGCGCCGCCGAGAACGTGCTGCGCGTGCTCAAGGCGGTGAATCCGGCTGTCCAAGGCAAGGAGATCGACCTCTCCAGGACCTACACGGCCGAGTTCGTGTCGCGCGCCAACGGGTCTTGA
- a CDS encoding isocitrate lyase/PEP mutase family protein: MGEPSQGGELDQGIRQRFRSRVEAREGILLPGAANALAALVIADLGFEALYLSGAGLTNTYLGLPDLGFVSLPELAQHTSALRNATDLPLVVDADTGFGNALNVRHTVRTLERAGASAIQLEDQVSPKRCGHFAGKDVVSTDEMVDKLKAAVDARHDENLLVIARTDARAVHGFGRAIERANRYCEAGADVLFIEAPQSEDEILSMARLVGAPQLVNMVVGGRTPILGREKLRKAGFSLILYANAALQGAVAGMELALTHLRDTGALDESGPVTSFRRRQDLVRRDFYDQLERRYSAKT; encoded by the coding sequence GTGGGCGAGCCTTCGCAGGGGGGCGAATTGGATCAGGGGATCAGACAGCGCTTCAGGAGCCGCGTCGAAGCACGCGAGGGGATCCTGCTGCCGGGAGCCGCCAATGCGCTGGCCGCGCTCGTCATCGCGGATCTCGGCTTCGAGGCGCTCTATCTGTCCGGCGCCGGCCTGACCAACACCTATCTCGGGCTGCCCGATCTCGGCTTCGTGTCCTTGCCCGAGCTCGCCCAGCACACCAGCGCCCTGCGGAATGCAACGGACCTGCCGCTGGTCGTCGACGCCGACACCGGCTTCGGCAATGCGCTCAACGTGCGCCACACCGTGAGAACCCTCGAACGAGCCGGGGCGAGCGCGATCCAGCTCGAGGACCAGGTCTCGCCCAAGCGCTGCGGTCACTTTGCCGGCAAAGATGTCGTGTCGACGGACGAGATGGTCGACAAGCTCAAGGCGGCCGTCGATGCCAGGCACGACGAGAACCTGCTGGTCATCGCCCGGACGGACGCCCGGGCCGTGCACGGCTTCGGCCGGGCGATCGAGCGAGCGAACCGCTATTGCGAAGCCGGCGCCGACGTCCTGTTCATCGAGGCGCCGCAGAGTGAAGACGAGATCCTGTCCATGGCGCGGCTCGTCGGCGCGCCTCAGCTCGTCAACATGGTCGTGGGCGGGCGCACGCCGATCCTCGGCCGCGAAAAACTCCGCAAGGCAGGCTTCAGCCTCATTCTCTATGCCAATGCCGCGCTCCAGGGGGCGGTGGCGGGCATGGAGCTGGCGCTCACGCACCTGCGGGATACCGGCGCGCTCGACGAATCCGGTCCCGTCACGAGCTTCCGGCGTCGCCAGGACCTGGTGCGACGGGACTTTTACGATCAGTTGGAGCGGCGTTACTCCGCAAAGACCTGA
- a CDS encoding ABC transporter ATP-binding protein, translated as MDPAVSLSGVARRFVSPAGSIVSALEDFSLDIEPGEFCAIVGPTGCGKSTTLGLIAGLARPQEGSVKLFGRPVVDVDRRVGFVFQQDAVFPWRDVLSNVAAGPLFRGTSRAEAERQARDWIGRVHLDGFERSHPHQLSGGMRKRVALAQTFINKPEVLLMDEPFSALDVQTRELMQEELLGLWAQNSGAVLFVTHDLDEAILLADRVAVLTSRPARIKSVHRIDLPRPRNIASLRYDERFIDIARHVADDLREEVLKARAGH; from the coding sequence ATGGATCCGGCTGTCAGTTTGTCTGGTGTCGCCCGGCGCTTCGTGTCGCCGGCCGGCAGCATCGTGTCGGCGCTCGAGGACTTCAGCCTCGATATCGAGCCCGGCGAGTTCTGCGCCATCGTCGGGCCGACCGGCTGCGGCAAGTCCACCACGCTCGGGCTGATTGCCGGGCTCGCCCGGCCGCAGGAGGGCAGCGTGAAGCTCTTCGGCCGGCCGGTGGTCGACGTCGACCGGCGGGTCGGCTTCGTGTTCCAGCAGGACGCGGTGTTTCCCTGGCGCGACGTGCTCTCGAACGTCGCGGCTGGGCCGCTGTTTCGCGGAACCTCCAGGGCCGAAGCCGAGCGCCAGGCGCGGGACTGGATCGGGCGGGTCCATCTCGACGGCTTCGAGAGGAGCCACCCGCACCAGCTCTCGGGCGGCATGCGCAAGCGCGTCGCGCTGGCGCAGACCTTCATCAACAAGCCGGAGGTGCTGCTGATGGACGAGCCCTTCTCGGCCCTCGACGTGCAGACGCGCGAGCTGATGCAGGAGGAGCTGCTGGGCCTGTGGGCGCAGAACAGCGGCGCGGTCCTGTTCGTCACCCATGACCTCGATGAGGCGATCCTGCTCGCCGACCGTGTCGCCGTGCTGACGTCGCGTCCCGCACGGATCAAGTCGGTGCATCGGATCGATCTGCCGCGGCCGCGCAACATCGCGTCCCTGCGCTACGACGAGCGCTTCATCGACATTGCCCGCCACGTCGCCGACGACCTTCGGGAAGAAGTCCTGAAGGCGCGGGCAGGCCACTAG